One window from the genome of Streptomyces sp. NBC_00287 encodes:
- a CDS encoding serine/threonine-protein kinase, with product MLSNGGADEGGFEPLEDGDPSVIGGYRLVARLGSGGMGRVFLSHTPGGRAVAVKVIRPELAENAEFRKRFRAEVAAASRVHGLYTAPVVDSDTEGAMPWCATAYVPGPSLADAVTDHGALPVDTVLRLIAGVAEALQAVHREGIVHRDLKPSNVLLAADGPRVIDFGVARAADATSVTQSGMALGTVAYMAPEQALGAEAGPSADVFALGQTAVFAATGVAAFGVGDPHAVLYRVVHEEPDLSRVPEEIRELVARCLRKPAAERPTVEEVIRSVQAIQAQRGDEARFASGAWLPGELAAGIAARIEGADQARAGVTQGTRTPGGFGPAGSGGFGAAGSNGFGAEGAGPYGPSGPGGYGPMGAGAFGPASSAAYGATGADAYGPASSTPYGPTDPAASEPPASHAADSPSHAALPGPFVMGSGAAPGPYASPTWQQPQGPAAAQTTSVASGGTGRKGRGWLLSAAAVVLVAAGAGAALMFIPGEGDKGSDDQAQEVAASRSAKASPSASGSPSASASASASKKPTKSAPPPSPSGPATPTRPPTSAPPTAAASKPASPTAHAPASYTGIQLTKSQDLFLADTPVRARADTGSADEDLTYAVYSSGAVLAPGTDSGSSLALLPAGRQGGLDVCKAATGYKSYIWVKDLAVGQQMCVISGTGHVGQVTYRGSSGTTYATVDVKVWRNAA from the coding sequence GTGTTGAGCAACGGTGGGGCCGATGAGGGTGGTTTCGAGCCGCTGGAGGACGGTGATCCGTCGGTCATCGGCGGCTATCGGCTGGTGGCCCGGCTCGGGTCGGGTGGCATGGGGCGGGTCTTTCTCTCGCACACGCCGGGCGGACGGGCCGTCGCGGTCAAGGTGATCCGGCCGGAGCTGGCCGAGAACGCCGAGTTCCGCAAGCGGTTCCGGGCCGAGGTGGCCGCGGCGAGCCGGGTGCACGGGCTCTATACGGCGCCGGTCGTGGACAGCGACACCGAGGGCGCCATGCCGTGGTGTGCGACCGCGTACGTCCCGGGGCCGTCCCTCGCCGACGCGGTGACCGACCACGGGGCGCTGCCCGTCGACACCGTGCTGCGGCTAATCGCCGGGGTCGCGGAGGCGCTGCAGGCGGTGCACCGCGAGGGCATCGTGCACCGGGATCTCAAGCCGTCGAACGTGCTGCTCGCCGCGGACGGGCCCCGGGTCATCGACTTCGGTGTCGCGCGGGCGGCGGACGCCACGTCGGTGACGCAGAGCGGGATGGCCCTCGGCACGGTCGCCTACATGGCGCCGGAGCAGGCGCTCGGCGCGGAGGCCGGTCCCTCGGCCGATGTGTTCGCGCTGGGGCAGACGGCCGTGTTCGCTGCGACAGGCGTCGCCGCCTTCGGGGTGGGGGATCCGCACGCGGTGCTCTACCGGGTGGTGCACGAGGAGCCCGATCTCAGCCGGGTGCCGGAAGAGATACGGGAGTTGGTGGCGCGGTGTCTGCGCAAGCCCGCCGCCGAGCGGCCCACCGTCGAGGAGGTCATACGCTCCGTCCAGGCCATCCAGGCCCAGCGCGGTGACGAGGCACGGTTCGCCTCCGGCGCGTGGCTGCCGGGTGAGCTGGCGGCAGGCATCGCCGCTCGGATCGAGGGCGCGGACCAGGCTCGGGCGGGGGTGACGCAGGGCACGCGGACTCCCGGCGGTTTCGGACCGGCCGGTTCGGGTGGATTCGGGGCGGCTGGTTCGAACGGCTTTGGGGCAGAGGGTGCCGGTCCTTACGGGCCCAGCGGTCCCGGAGGTTATGGGCCCATGGGTGCCGGCGCTTTCGGTCCCGCCAGTTCCGCCGCCTACGGTGCCACAGGTGCCGATGCCTACGGCCCCGCCAGTTCCACCCCCTACGGCCCCACCGATCCCGCCGCCTCGGAGCCCCCCGCGTCCCACGCCGCCGACTCCCCGTCCCATGCCGCGCTGCCCGGTCCCTTCGTGATGGGGTCAGGCGCCGCACCCGGTCCGTACGCTTCGCCGACCTGGCAGCAGCCGCAGGGCCCCGCGGCCGCGCAGACCACCTCGGTGGCCTCGGGTGGCACCGGCCGCAAGGGCCGGGGCTGGTTGTTGTCGGCGGCCGCCGTGGTGCTCGTCGCCGCCGGGGCGGGCGCGGCGCTGATGTTCATTCCGGGCGAAGGCGACAAGGGCAGCGACGACCAGGCGCAGGAAGTGGCCGCGTCGCGGTCGGCCAAGGCATCGCCGTCCGCGTCCGGTTCCCCTTCGGCGTCGGCCTCGGCCTCGGCCTCGAAGAAGCCCACCAAGTCCGCTCCGCCGCCCAGCCCTTCGGGCCCCGCGACACCCACGCGACCCCCGACCTCGGCTCCCCCTACAGCCGCGGCCAGCAAGCCCGCGTCGCCGACGGCCCACGCCCCGGCGTCGTACACGGGAATCCAGCTGACCAAGAGCCAGGACCTGTTTCTGGCGGACACCCCGGTGCGGGCCAGGGCGGACACCGGGAGCGCCGACGAGGATCTGACGTACGCCGTCTACTCCTCGGGCGCGGTTCTCGCCCCCGGCACCGACTCCGGCAGCTCCCTCGCCCTGCTGCCCGCCGGACGCCAGGGGGGCCTGGACGTGTGCAAGGCGGCGACCGGCTACAAGAGCTACATCTGGGTCAAGGACCTCGCCGTCGGCCAGCAGATGTGCGTCATCAGCGGGACGGGGCACGTGGGGCAGGTGACCTATCGGGGCTCGTCCGGGACGACGTACGCCACCGTGGACGTGAAGGTGTGGCGTAACGCGGCCTAG
- the miaB gene encoding tRNA (N6-isopentenyl adenosine(37)-C2)-methylthiotransferase MiaB, producing the protein MSSIDRSHAVDVKRTYEVRTYGCQMNVHDSERLSGLLEEAGYVRAPEGADGDADVVVFNTCAVRENADNRLYGNLGRLAPMKTKRPGMQIAVGGCLAQKDRDTIVKKAPWVDVVFGTHNIGKLPVLLERARVQEEAQVEIAESLEAFPSTLPTRRESAYAAWVSISVGCNNTCTFCIVPALRGKEKDRRTGDILAEIEALVAEGVSEITLLGQNVNAYGSDIGDREAFSKLLRACGKIEGLERVRFTSPHPRDFTDDVIAAMAETPNVMPQLHMPMQSGSDTVLKAMRRSYRQERYLGIIEKVRAAIPHAAITTDIIVGFPGETEEDFEQTMHAVREARFAQAFTFQYSKRPGTPAATMENQIPKEVVQARYERLVALQEEISWEENKKQVGRTLELMVAEGEGRKDGATHRLSGRAADNRLVHFTKPAQEVRPGDVVTVEITYAAPHHLLAEGEVLSVRPTRAGDAWEKRNATESAKPAGVLLGLPKIGVPEPLPAVTGGCAVD; encoded by the coding sequence ATGAGCAGCATCGACCGGAGCCACGCCGTGGACGTCAAGCGAACGTATGAGGTGCGCACCTACGGGTGCCAGATGAACGTCCACGACTCCGAGCGATTGTCCGGGCTGCTGGAAGAGGCCGGTTACGTCCGTGCCCCCGAGGGCGCCGACGGCGACGCCGACGTCGTCGTCTTCAACACCTGCGCCGTCCGCGAGAACGCCGACAACCGGCTCTACGGCAACCTCGGCCGCCTCGCCCCCATGAAGACGAAGCGCCCCGGTATGCAGATCGCGGTCGGCGGCTGCCTCGCGCAGAAGGACCGCGACACCATCGTGAAGAAGGCGCCCTGGGTGGACGTCGTCTTCGGCACGCACAACATCGGCAAGCTGCCCGTCCTGCTGGAACGTGCGCGCGTGCAGGAAGAGGCGCAGGTCGAGATCGCCGAGTCGCTGGAGGCGTTCCCGTCGACGCTGCCGACCCGGCGCGAGAGCGCCTACGCGGCCTGGGTGTCGATCTCCGTCGGCTGCAACAACACCTGCACCTTCTGCATCGTCCCGGCCCTGCGCGGCAAGGAGAAGGACCGCCGGACCGGCGACATCCTCGCCGAGATCGAGGCCCTGGTCGCCGAGGGCGTCTCCGAGATCACGCTGCTCGGCCAGAACGTCAACGCGTACGGCAGCGACATCGGCGACCGCGAGGCCTTCAGCAAGCTGCTGCGGGCCTGCGGAAAGATCGAGGGCCTGGAGCGCGTCCGCTTCACCTCCCCGCACCCGCGCGACTTCACCGACGACGTCATCGCCGCCATGGCCGAGACGCCGAACGTGATGCCGCAGCTCCATATGCCCATGCAGTCCGGCTCGGACACGGTCCTCAAGGCCATGCGCCGCTCCTACCGGCAGGAGCGTTACCTCGGGATCATCGAGAAGGTGCGCGCCGCCATCCCGCACGCGGCCATCACCACCGACATCATCGTGGGCTTCCCGGGCGAGACCGAGGAGGACTTCGAGCAGACGATGCACGCGGTCCGCGAGGCCCGTTTCGCGCAGGCGTTCACCTTCCAGTACTCCAAGCGCCCCGGCACCCCGGCCGCGACCATGGAGAACCAGATCCCCAAGGAGGTCGTCCAGGCGCGCTACGAGCGTCTCGTCGCCCTCCAGGAGGAGATCTCCTGGGAGGAGAACAAGAAGCAGGTCGGCCGCACCCTGGAGCTGATGGTCGCCGAGGGCGAGGGCCGCAAGGACGGCGCCACCCACCGCCTCTCCGGCCGCGCCGCCGACAACCGCCTGGTCCACTTCACCAAGCCGGCCCAGGAGGTCCGCCCCGGCGACGTGGTCACGGTCGAGATCACCTACGCCGCCCCCCACCACCTCCTGGCCGAGGGCGAAGTCCTCTCCGTCCGCCCCACGCGCGCGGGCGACGCCTGGGAGAAGCGCAACGCCACGGAGTCGGCCAAGCCGGCGGGCGTGCTGCTGGGCCTGCCGAAGATCGGCGTCCCCGAGCCGCTGCCGGCGGTCACCGGGGGCTGCGCGGTCGACTGA
- a CDS encoding class III extradiol dioxygenase subunit B-like domain-containing protein, giving the protein MLVAAAVCPCPPVLVPELAAGAAPELDAARAACADALGVLAAARPDRLVVVGPAGEEGRDAYPEGARGSFRGFGVDVDVRLGKAAESARELPTSLAVAAWLLERVGWADAPIEGLGVGEPLAAERCIEVGREIAASPDRVAMLVMGDASACRTLKAPGYLDERAEPFDAAVARALGAADLAALKALDTELAYELKASGRAPWQVLAGAAEDAGLSGALLYDSAPYGVGYLVATWS; this is encoded by the coding sequence ATGCTTGTCGCCGCCGCCGTTTGTCCCTGTCCGCCCGTGCTCGTGCCCGAGCTCGCCGCGGGTGCCGCGCCCGAACTGGATGCCGCGCGTGCCGCGTGTGCGGACGCGCTCGGCGTGCTCGCCGCCGCGCGGCCCGATCGGCTGGTGGTCGTCGGGCCTGCCGGGGAGGAAGGGCGCGACGCATACCCGGAGGGGGCGCGGGGTTCGTTCCGGGGCTTCGGGGTCGATGTCGATGTACGGCTGGGGAAGGCCGCGGAGTCCGCGCGGGAACTGCCGACTTCGTTGGCGGTGGCGGCCTGGCTGCTGGAGCGGGTCGGGTGGGCCGATGCCCCGATCGAAGGACTCGGGGTGGGGGAACCTCTGGCCGCCGAGCGGTGTATTGAAGTCGGAAGGGAAATCGCCGCGAGCCCCGACCGTGTGGCGATGCTGGTGATGGGCGACGCCAGCGCCTGCCGCACGCTCAAGGCACCCGGCTATCTCGACGAGCGCGCCGAGCCCTTCGACGCGGCCGTCGCGCGGGCGCTGGGCGCGGCGGACCTGGCCGCGCTCAAGGCGCTGGACACCGAGCTGGCGTATGAGCTGAAGGCGTCGGGGCGGGCGCCCTGGCAGGTGCTCGCGGGCGCCGCGGAGGACGCCGGGCTGTCCGGCGCGCTGCTGTACGACAGTGCGCCGTACGGCGTGGGGTATCTCGTCGCCACCTGGTCATAG
- a CDS encoding antitoxin, with protein MGLLDNLKAKLSPAKGKVSDLAQQHGGKIQHGLDKAAKVADEKTKGKYSDKIHRGTGKAKDAMDRLAHKDEGTGGNAGGGTGTGGGTPPPSAPPPSTPPPAS; from the coding sequence ATGGGTCTCCTGGACAATTTGAAGGCCAAGCTCAGCCCGGCCAAGGGCAAGGTGTCCGACCTCGCCCAGCAGCACGGGGGCAAGATCCAGCACGGTCTGGACAAGGCCGCCAAGGTCGCCGACGAGAAGACCAAGGGCAAGTACAGCGACAAGATCCACAGGGGCACGGGCAAGGCCAAGGACGCCATGGACCGACTCGCGCACAAGGACGAGGGCACAGGCGGCAACGCGGGCGGCGGCACGGGCACGGGCGGCGGCACCCCGCCGCCGAGCGCCCCACCTCCGAGCACCCCGCCTCCGGCTTCCTGA
- the miaA gene encoding tRNA (adenosine(37)-N6)-dimethylallyltransferase MiaA, giving the protein MSSTPSAPRVIAVVGPTAAGKSDLGVFLARQLGGEVVNADSMQLYRGMDIGTAKLTPEERAGVPHHLLDIWDVTVTASVAEYQRLARARIDALLLEGRWPILVGGSGLYVRGAVDNLEFPGTDPEVRARLEEELTLRGSGALHARLAAADPDAAHAILPSNGRRIVRALEVIEITGQPFTANLPGHDSVYDTVQIGVDVARPELDERITRRVDRMWDAGLVDEVRALEAQGLREGRTASRALGYQQVLAALSGECTMEEARAETVRATKRFARRQDSWFRRDPRVHWLSGAAADLTELPHLALALVERPVTA; this is encoded by the coding sequence GTGAGCAGCACACCCTCCGCCCCCCGCGTCATCGCCGTCGTCGGCCCCACTGCGGCCGGAAAGTCCGATCTGGGAGTCTTCCTGGCCCGACAGCTCGGCGGCGAGGTCGTCAACGCCGACTCCATGCAGCTCTACCGAGGGATGGACATCGGCACCGCCAAGCTGACGCCCGAGGAGCGGGCCGGCGTCCCCCACCATCTGCTGGACATCTGGGACGTCACCGTCACCGCGTCGGTCGCCGAGTACCAGCGGCTCGCCCGCGCGCGGATCGACGCGCTGCTCCTCGAAGGGCGCTGGCCGATCCTGGTCGGCGGCTCCGGCCTTTACGTCCGTGGCGCCGTCGACAACCTCGAGTTCCCCGGCACCGACCCCGAGGTCCGCGCCCGCCTGGAGGAGGAGCTCACCCTGCGCGGCTCGGGCGCGCTGCACGCCCGTCTGGCCGCCGCCGACCCGGACGCCGCGCACGCGATCCTGCCCAGCAACGGCCGCCGAATCGTCCGCGCCCTGGAAGTGATCGAGATCACCGGCCAGCCCTTCACCGCCAACCTCCCGGGCCACGACTCGGTCTACGACACCGTCCAGATCGGCGTCGACGTGGCCCGCCCCGAACTCGACGAGCGCATCACCCGCCGCGTCGACCGCATGTGGGACGCCGGGCTCGTCGACGAGGTGCGCGCACTGGAGGCGCAGGGGTTGCGCGAGGGGCGTACGGCCTCGCGCGCACTCGGGTATCAGCAGGTGCTCGCGGCGCTCTCCGGGGAGTGCACCATGGAGGAGGCCCGCGCCGAGACCGTACGAGCCACCAAACGCTTCGCGCGCCGGCAGGATTCATGGTTCAGGCGCGACCCGCGGGTGCACTGGCTCAGTGGGGCTGCGGCGGATCTCACAGAACTTCCGCACCTCGCACTGGCGTTGGTCGAACGACCGGTTACAGCCTGA
- the dapF gene encoding diaminopimelate epimerase — protein sequence MSATIAFLKGHGTENDFVIVPDPENAIDLPPSAVAALCDRRAGIGGDGLLHVVRSAAHPEAKDMAAEAEWFMDYRNGDGSIAEMCGNGVRVFARYLQRAGHVTEGDLVVATRGGVKRVHLSKGGDVTVGMGKARLLEGDVTVSVGERSWPARNVNMGNPHAVAFVGDLAHAGDLYSPPPFSPASAYPDGVNVEFVVDRGPRHVALRVHERGAGETRSCGTGACAVAVATARRDGADPAITGTPATYTVDVPGGTLVITERPDGEIEMTGPAVIVAEGGIDADWLETLAR from the coding sequence ATGAGCGCCACGATCGCCTTCCTCAAGGGTCACGGGACCGAGAACGACTTCGTGATCGTCCCGGACCCCGAGAACGCCATCGACCTGCCCCCCTCTGCCGTCGCCGCCCTGTGCGACCGTCGCGCGGGCATCGGCGGTGACGGCCTGCTGCACGTCGTGCGGTCCGCCGCGCACCCCGAGGCGAAGGACATGGCGGCCGAGGCCGAGTGGTTCATGGACTACCGCAACGGCGACGGCTCGATCGCGGAGATGTGCGGCAACGGCGTCCGCGTCTTCGCCCGCTACCTCCAGCGCGCCGGACACGTCACCGAGGGGGACCTCGTGGTCGCCACGCGCGGGGGCGTGAAGCGCGTGCACCTCTCCAAGGGCGGTGACGTCACCGTCGGCATGGGCAAGGCGCGCCTCCTCGAAGGGGACGTCACGGTGAGCGTCGGCGAGCGCAGCTGGCCCGCGCGGAACGTGAACATGGGCAACCCGCACGCCGTGGCCTTCGTGGGCGACCTCGCGCACGCCGGTGATCTGTACTCGCCGCCGCCGTTCAGCCCGGCGTCGGCCTACCCGGACGGGGTCAATGTCGAGTTCGTCGTCGACCGCGGCCCCCGGCATGTCGCCCTGCGCGTGCACGAGCGCGGCGCCGGTGAGACCCGCTCCTGTGGCACGGGCGCGTGCGCGGTCGCCGTGGCCACGGCACGCCGGGACGGCGCCGACCCGGCCATCACCGGTACTCCGGCGACGTACACCGTCGATGTGCCCGGCGGCACCCTGGTGATCACCGAACGGCCCGACGGCGAGATCGAGATGACCGGACCCGCGGTGATCGTCGCCGAGGGCGGGATCGACGCCGACTGGCTGGAGACGCTTGCCCGTTGA
- a CDS encoding RelA/SpoT family protein: MSAEATNPATPGPVTAGPAARWRARIDLRRLGRAALLGPAARDRLPDAIGHVAEAHRAHHPDADLEPLRRAYVLAESSHRGQMRKSGEPYITHPLAVTLILAELGAETTTLTASLLHDTVEDTEVTLDQVGEQFGAEVRYLVDGVTKLEKVDYGAAAEPETFRKMLVATGNDVRVMSIKLADRLHNMRTLGVMRPEKQARIAKVTRDVLIPLAERLGVQALKTELEDLVFAILHPEEYEHTRELIVDNASRADDPLAEVADEMRTVLRDADIQAEVLIRPRHFVSVHRVARKRGRLRGADFGRLLVLVGEDADCYGVLGELHTCMTPVVSEFKDFIAVPKFNLYQSLHTAVAREDGQGVEVLIRTHQMHKVAEAGVIALGNPYAPSSDEPVDGERADPTRPGWLSRLLDWQEGAPDPDTFWSTLREDLAQDREITVFRPDGGTLGLPEGATCVDAAYAQYGEDAHACIGARVNGRLATLSTVLRDGDTVQLLMGQDPASEPSREWLEHAHTAAARIAIQRWLAAHPSHEDTARPEDAATTPRPTTEALSTEGSPTARPVVDVVADQPGATVRLAGCCTPVPPDEITGFSVRGGAVTVHRVECSAVSRMKSAGRAEVGVRWGDTTECRVTLVAESFVRPHLLADLTEAMALEGAEIVSATVEPPTQQRVRHTYTLQLPDAAHLPALMRAMRNVAGVYDVSRAQTQPGVS; encoded by the coding sequence ATGAGTGCGGAGGCCACGAACCCCGCGACGCCAGGTCCGGTGACCGCCGGGCCCGCCGCGCGCTGGCGGGCACGGATCGACCTGCGGCGCCTCGGCCGTGCCGCGCTGCTCGGTCCGGCCGCCCGTGACCGGCTGCCCGACGCCATCGGCCATGTCGCCGAGGCCCACCGCGCCCACCACCCCGACGCCGACCTCGAACCCCTGCGCCGCGCCTATGTGCTGGCCGAGTCCTCGCACCGCGGCCAGATGCGCAAGAGCGGCGAGCCGTACATCACGCATCCGCTCGCGGTGACCCTGATCCTCGCCGAACTCGGCGCCGAGACCACGACGTTGACTGCCTCACTGCTCCACGACACCGTCGAGGACACCGAGGTGACGCTCGATCAGGTCGGTGAGCAGTTCGGCGCAGAGGTGCGCTATCTCGTCGACGGCGTAACGAAGTTGGAGAAGGTCGACTACGGCGCCGCCGCCGAGCCCGAGACCTTCCGCAAGATGCTCGTCGCCACCGGCAACGACGTCCGCGTGATGTCGATCAAACTCGCCGACCGGCTGCACAACATGCGCACCCTCGGCGTGATGCGCCCCGAGAAACAGGCGCGCATCGCCAAGGTGACCCGCGACGTCCTCATCCCGCTCGCCGAACGCCTCGGCGTCCAGGCGCTCAAGACCGAGCTGGAGGACCTGGTCTTCGCGATTCTGCACCCCGAGGAGTACGAGCACACACGGGAGTTGATCGTCGACAACGCCTCCCGCGCGGACGATCCGCTCGCCGAGGTCGCCGACGAGATGCGCACGGTCCTGCGCGACGCCGACATCCAGGCCGAAGTCCTCATCCGGCCACGGCACTTCGTCTCGGTGCACCGGGTGGCCCGTAAACGCGGCCGACTGCGCGGCGCCGACTTCGGGCGGCTGCTGGTGCTGGTGGGCGAGGACGCGGACTGTTACGGCGTCCTCGGCGAACTGCACACCTGTATGACGCCGGTGGTCTCGGAGTTCAAGGACTTCATCGCCGTACCGAAGTTCAACCTGTACCAGTCGCTGCATACGGCGGTGGCCCGCGAGGACGGCCAGGGCGTCGAAGTCCTCATCCGCACCCACCAGATGCACAAGGTGGCGGAGGCCGGGGTGATCGCGCTCGGCAACCCCTACGCGCCCTCCTCCGACGAGCCCGTCGACGGTGAGCGCGCCGACCCGACCCGACCCGGCTGGCTCTCCCGCCTGCTGGACTGGCAGGAGGGGGCGCCCGACCCCGACACCTTCTGGTCCACCCTCCGCGAGGACCTCGCCCAGGACCGCGAGATCACCGTCTTCCGCCCCGACGGCGGCACGCTCGGCCTGCCCGAGGGCGCGACCTGCGTGGACGCGGCCTACGCCCAGTACGGCGAGGACGCGCACGCCTGCATCGGCGCCCGTGTGAACGGCCGTCTGGCGACCCTGAGTACGGTCCTGCGGGACGGCGACACCGTCCAGCTCCTCATGGGCCAGGACCCGGCGTCCGAGCCGTCCAGGGAGTGGCTGGAGCACGCCCACACCGCCGCGGCCCGTATCGCCATCCAGCGCTGGCTGGCCGCCCACCCCTCGCACGAGGACACGGCCCGTCCCGAGGACGCGGCCACGACCCCCCGCCCCACGACGGAGGCCCTCTCCACGGAGGGCTCCCCGACCGCCCGCCCGGTAGTCGACGTCGTAGCCGACCAGCCGGGGGCGACGGTACGCCTGGCCGGGTGCTGCACCCCGGTACCGCCCGACGAGATCACGGGCTTCTCGGTACGCGGGGGAGCCGTCACCGTGCACCGGGTCGAGTGCTCGGCGGTGTCCCGCATGAAGAGCGCGGGCCGCGCGGAGGTGGGCGTCCGCTGGGGTGACACGACGGAGTGCCGGGTGACCCTGGTAGCCGAATCGTTCGTCCGCCCGCACCTCTTGGCGGACTTGACGGAGGCGATGGCCCTGGAGGGCGCAGAGATCGTCTCGGCAACGGTCGAACCCCCCACACAGCAACGGGTCCGCCACACATACACACTCCAACTCCCGGACGCGGCACACCTTCCGGCGCTGATGCGGGCGATGCGGAACGTGGCGGGCGTGTACGACGTGAGCAGGGCGCAGACGCAGCCGGGAGTGTCGTAG
- a CDS encoding M1 family metallopeptidase has translation MPHTPRKATALLASAVTVCLLAASAPAEPLGLGDRLFPHLGNPGYDVASYDLSFTYPGTNSKPLQSVTTIDAWTTATLDRVNLDFAHGDIESVELDGEPAAFTTAGEDLVVTPDEPLHTGSWMRITVRHTSDPMPAKNRDGGWVRTADGLAMANQADAAHLVFPGNDHPSDKAMFTIRVTAPNGYTAVANGLPTDVDRSRAATTWTYRTQHPMATELAQVSIGRSTVLRRTGPHGLPVRDVVPTKDRERLEPWLKKTPDQISWMEEKVGRYPFETYGVLMADVNTGFELETQTLSLFEKDLFTEPAYPAWYVESIMVHELAHQWFGDSVSPRTWSDLWLNEGHATWYEALYAEEKADRPLAARMKAAYGFSDRWRAAGGPPAAPKAPDPGHKISIFRPNVYDGAALILYALRQEIGRPAFERLQRAWVAEHQDGVATTDDFVRLASEISARPDLSDFLQPWLYGEKTPPMPGHPDWKQVAPMKAPAAK, from the coding sequence ATGCCGCACACCCCCCGCAAGGCCACCGCCCTCCTCGCCTCGGCCGTAACCGTCTGCCTCCTCGCCGCCAGTGCGCCGGCCGAACCGCTCGGCCTCGGCGACCGGCTCTTCCCCCACCTCGGCAACCCCGGCTACGACGTGGCGTCGTACGACCTCTCCTTCACCTATCCCGGCACCAACAGCAAGCCCCTCCAGTCGGTCACCACCATCGACGCCTGGACGACGGCCACCCTCGACCGCGTCAACCTCGACTTCGCCCACGGCGACATCGAGTCGGTGGAGCTGGACGGCGAACCGGCCGCCTTCACGACCGCCGGCGAGGACCTCGTGGTCACCCCGGACGAGCCTCTGCACACCGGCAGCTGGATGCGGATCACCGTGCGGCACACCAGCGATCCCATGCCGGCCAAGAACCGCGACGGCGGCTGGGTCCGCACCGCGGACGGCCTCGCGATGGCGAACCAGGCCGACGCCGCGCACTTGGTGTTCCCCGGCAACGACCACCCGTCCGACAAGGCGATGTTCACGATCAGGGTGACCGCTCCGAACGGCTACACGGCGGTCGCCAACGGCCTCCCCACCGACGTGGACCGCTCCCGCGCCGCGACGACCTGGACGTACCGCACCCAGCACCCCATGGCCACCGAGCTCGCCCAGGTCTCCATCGGCCGCTCCACCGTCCTGCGCCGCACCGGCCCGCACGGCCTGCCCGTCCGCGACGTGGTCCCCACCAAGGACCGCGAGCGCCTCGAACCGTGGCTGAAGAAGACACCGGACCAGATCTCCTGGATGGAGGAGAAGGTCGGCCGCTACCCCTTCGAGACGTACGGCGTGCTCATGGCGGACGTGAACACCGGCTTCGAACTGGAGACACAGACCCTCTCCCTCTTCGAGAAGGACCTGTTCACCGAGCCCGCCTACCCCGCCTGGTACGTAGAGTCGATCATGGTGCACGAGCTGGCCCACCAGTGGTTCGGCGACAGCGTCAGCCCCCGCACCTGGTCCGACCTGTGGCTCAACGAAGGACATGCCACCTGGTACGAGGCCCTGTACGCGGAGGAGAAGGCCGACCGCCCCCTGGCGGCACGGATGAAGGCCGCGTACGGCTTCTCCGACCGCTGGCGCGCCGCCGGCGGCCCCCCGGCCGCACCCAAGGCGCCCGACCCGGGTCACAAGATCAGCATCTTCCGCCCGAATGTCTACGACGGCGCCGCACTCATCCTCTACGCGCTGCGCCAGGAGATCGGCCGCCCGGCCTTCGAGCGCCTGCAACGCGCCTGGGTCGCCGAACACCAGGACGGCGTCGCCACCACCGACGACTTCGTCCGGCTCGCGTCGGAGATCTCCGCACGCCCCGACCTGAGCGACTTCCTCCAGCCCTGGCTGTACGGCGAGAAGACCCCGCCCATGCCCGGCCACCCGGACTGGAAGCAGGTCGCGCCCATGAAGGCCCCGGCCGCGAAATAA